The Chloroflexota bacterium genome contains a region encoding:
- a CDS encoding DAK2 domain-containing protein has product MTGQDDVGKTSRHSLPPTNRKEDRPIACDGQELKRLIESSTAWLEAHIDFINSLNVYPVPDGDTGTNMYLTMQAALREISTVSENSIAAVTRALAHGALMGARGNSGVILSQIWRGIAKYLDGKEQPTASDWALALREGAVTAYKGVMRPVEGTILTVVREAAEAAMSAVADSNDTLYVLERTVERAKDALARTPELLPVLKEAGVVDAGGQGLYVILEGFLRHLRGEQIPLRLEIRAATKLEQGALSEGEYGYDVQFLIEGENLPIEDIQATIESMGESVLVVGDAHTIKVHVHTDDPGRIISYATSKGTLRDVVVENMQVQYRQFLAQQRQEQRPVSTTQPLSDIEIVAVVNGDGLRRVFESLGAGATVPGGQTMNPSTEELLKAISSLPVDKVIVLPNNPNVILAAQQAQRMSEKEVVIVPTKTIPQGIRALLAFNYQSDLKTNADLMERAASQIQTIEITNAIRSVQINGLQVQRGQFIGLLNGELVEANDDLQQVTQAVLQRIDMEQYEIITVYWGEAVTQEQAERLISWIAKRYPDKEVELVEGQQPYYHYIISVE; this is encoded by the coding sequence TTGACCGGACAAGATGACGTAGGCAAGACGAGCAGGCATTCGTTACCACCTACGAATAGGAAAGAGGATAGACCAATCGCTTGCGATGGACAGGAGCTAAAGAGACTCATCGAAAGCAGCACGGCCTGGTTAGAGGCACATATCGACTTCATCAATTCGCTCAATGTCTATCCCGTGCCCGATGGTGACACGGGTACCAATATGTATTTGACCATGCAGGCTGCTCTACGGGAAATATCTACGGTTTCGGAGAACTCGATCGCGGCTGTGACTCGTGCTTTGGCGCATGGAGCGCTAATGGGTGCACGTGGTAACTCGGGCGTGATCCTTTCCCAAATATGGCGGGGAATTGCCAAGTACCTGGATGGCAAAGAGCAACCTACTGCTTCTGACTGGGCACTTGCTTTGCGCGAAGGTGCTGTGACTGCTTATAAAGGGGTGATGCGGCCAGTTGAAGGGACAATTCTGACCGTTGTGCGTGAGGCTGCTGAAGCAGCTATGTCCGCTGTAGCGGACAGCAATGACACCCTGTACGTGCTGGAACGGACGGTAGAACGTGCCAAGGATGCTTTAGCGCGCACGCCCGAACTGCTGCCTGTGCTCAAAGAAGCGGGCGTGGTTGACGCCGGCGGACAGGGCCTATACGTCATTCTAGAGGGGTTTTTGCGCCACTTGCGCGGAGAGCAAATACCGCTAAGGCTAGAAATCAGAGCAGCGACAAAGTTGGAGCAAGGAGCACTTTCTGAGGGTGAATATGGTTACGACGTACAGTTTCTTATCGAGGGGGAGAATTTACCTATTGAAGATATCCAAGCCACGATAGAGAGTATGGGCGAAAGCGTTCTAGTTGTTGGGGATGCGCACACCATCAAAGTACATGTGCATACAGACGATCCTGGGCGTATCATCAGTTACGCGACTAGCAAGGGAACTCTGCGCGATGTAGTGGTGGAAAACATGCAGGTACAGTATCGGCAATTTCTGGCACAACAGAGGCAGGAGCAACGCCCTGTTTCCACAACCCAACCGCTAAGCGATATTGAAATTGTGGCAGTGGTTAATGGAGATGGACTTAGGCGGGTGTTCGAAAGCCTAGGAGCAGGAGCAACGGTACCTGGTGGGCAGACTATGAACCCTAGCACTGAAGAGCTGCTGAAAGCCATATCCAGCCTGCCCGTTGATAAGGTCATTGTCTTGCCAAATAATCCCAATGTCATCCTGGCCGCGCAACAGGCGCAGCGGATGTCCGAAAAAGAAGTCGTGATTGTTCCAACCAAGACCATACCGCAAGGTATCAGAGCTCTATTAGCTTTTAACTACCAGAGCGACCTGAAAACCAACGCAGACCTGATGGAGCGAGCAGCTTCTCAAATCCAGACCATAGAGATCACCAATGCCATCCGTTCGGTTCAAATCAATGGTCTGCAAGTTCAGAGGGGGCAATTCATTGGATTGCTCAATGGTGAGCTGGTTGAGGCTAACGATGACCTGCAACAGGTAACACAGGCCGTGTTGCAGAGGATAGATATGGAGCAGTACGAGATCATAACCGTCTACTGGGGCGAGGCAGTCACTCAGGAGCAAGCTGAGCGTCTTATTTCCTGGATAGCGAAGCGCTACCCAGACAAAGAAGTCGAGTTGGTGGAAGGCCAGCAACCGTATTACCACTATATCATTTCAGTGGAATAA
- a CDS encoding ribulose-phosphate 3-epimerase, whose translation MKGGPPVKIAASILSADLTRLGEQVKEAETGGADYIHIDVMDGRFVPNITFGPAIVEAVRRVTSLPLPTHLMIVEPERYIADFISAGADWILVHVEACPHLHRTIQQIKSYGAKAGVVLNPATPAMSLQEILEDVDSVLVMTVNPGFGGQKFISSMLNKIRQVKHMLDERRSFAAIQVDGGIDFQTAPLVVAAGATVLVAGQAIFGTKEPVAEAISRIRRSIEV comes from the coding sequence ATGAAGGGTGGACCACCAGTCAAAATAGCTGCATCCATTCTGTCCGCAGACCTCACACGCCTTGGGGAACAGGTGAAAGAGGCTGAGACAGGAGGGGCTGATTACATTCACATTGATGTGATGGATGGTCGTTTTGTGCCCAATATCACATTTGGCCCCGCAATTGTTGAAGCTGTGCGCCGCGTCACCTCTTTGCCGTTGCCTACCCATCTCATGATCGTAGAGCCAGAGCGTTACATTGCTGATTTTATCTCTGCAGGAGCAGACTGGATCCTCGTGCACGTGGAAGCCTGTCCACATCTGCACCGTACGATCCAACAGATCAAGAGTTATGGTGCAAAAGCCGGCGTGGTGCTCAACCCGGCCACGCCAGCAATGTCTTTGCAAGAGATTCTAGAAGATGTGGATTCGGTTCTGGTGATGACGGTCAATCCCGGCTTCGGCGGACAAAAGTTTATTTCCAGCATGCTCAATAAGATTCGACAAGTAAAGCACATGCTGGATGAACGCCGCTCGTTCGCGGCTATCCAGGTAGATGGAGGGATTGATTTTCAGACTGCGCCGTTAGTTGTAGCAGCAGGAGCCACTGTGCTTGTAGCTGGACAGGCTATATTTGGTACGAAAGAGCCTGTGGCAGAGGCAATTTCCAGAATACGGAGGAGCATCGAAGTCTGA
- the ygfK gene encoding putative selenate reductase subunit YgfK: MSDKMRVQPFDVLLRWILKEFEGNQSIFGIHRSLFYIPKKDSLYAVKDMFGHYLATPIGPAAGPHTQLAQNIVCAWLSGGRFIELKTVQIMDELEIPRPCIDMEDEGYNVEWSQELKLDQSAREYIKAWVLIHILHRLLGFEGKVPLGTIFNMSVGYNLNGIQSSPMTRFMERMVDASEEIAEIQNILCTHFPQFADIEIPTQLTNNVTLSTMHGCPPDEIERIVRYLLEERGLHTTVKLNPTLLGKDMVMQILHEHLGFREIQIPDAVFEHDLQYERAVELIRTLQQVAAEHSLTFGVKLSNTLAMANHKGLLPGDEMYMSGRALYPITMNLFHKLAQEFKGDLRVSYSAGADAFNVVTILAAGAYPVTTVTDLLKPGGYSRLLQSLENLEQAMHDQGVASLEELARDKLANLEKAANDALQDLRYKKSYHPYGLPKVESGLGLFDCIAAPCKEQCAVHQDVPEYIWWIAQGEYDRALEVVLKRNPLPGVTGYICTHLCQIRCTRNNYEQPVAIRALKRVAAERGNAAMLVKEQNEHKASSTRSRRVAIIGSGPSGLAAAYFLALNGVQVTIYEAKDRPGGMLTIAPSFRLPPSIVQKDIERITRMGVNIELSHPITSPPEELLKQGFDAVYIACGFQKDVPLTIEGIEATGIFAALDLLERVAWGEKPNLGSKVLIIGGGNTAMDAARTARRITGKPVTVVYRRTEREMPATEEEKEAFFAEGNTLIELASPTRVIVKNGRVAGLECVRNRLGDPEADGRRKPIPIAGSEFEIETDAIIVAIGQRPDIAFLDGSAVSLRPDGAIAVDPQTGQTQAGCVYAGGDAVRGPATVIEACADGQRAAEAICTELGIHFEWLPIRVAELSETEIVQIKRARARKAMPHRPEAPYVARCNDFELVEQTLSEDAARNEAARCLQCSTLCDKCVEVCPNRANYTYFIISPMKAAMPVLSCHNGKLVVSGERLFQLEQVRQIIHVDDFCNECGNCATFCVHQGKPYREKPRLFFNAGDFALEKDNAFYIERMHKGWVIRRRENGKEAHLFTTDGANEVAFENDRLKMTFSSSDFRLKTMALKQEFQGAFSPIEAAEMYVILHGVTTSLPFLPFPHG, translated from the coding sequence ATGTCTGACAAAATGCGTGTCCAACCTTTCGATGTTTTACTTCGTTGGATACTCAAAGAATTCGAGGGAAACCAATCCATCTTTGGCATTCACCGCTCTCTGTTCTACATACCCAAAAAGGATAGCCTGTATGCGGTAAAGGATATGTTTGGGCATTACCTGGCTACTCCAATCGGCCCAGCGGCAGGACCACACACGCAGTTGGCACAGAACATTGTCTGTGCTTGGCTTTCGGGCGGACGATTTATCGAACTCAAGACTGTGCAGATTATGGATGAGCTCGAGATTCCTCGCCCATGCATTGACATGGAGGATGAGGGCTATAACGTCGAGTGGTCGCAGGAACTCAAACTGGATCAGTCCGCACGGGAATACATCAAGGCATGGGTGCTAATTCATATCCTGCACCGACTGCTTGGTTTTGAGGGCAAGGTCCCCCTTGGAACCATCTTCAACATGAGCGTTGGCTATAACTTGAACGGAATACAAAGCTCACCCATGACGCGCTTTATGGAGCGGATGGTGGATGCTTCCGAGGAGATTGCGGAGATCCAGAATATCCTGTGCACACATTTCCCCCAGTTTGCCGACATTGAGATCCCAACTCAATTGACTAACAATGTCACTCTTTCCACGATGCATGGTTGCCCACCAGATGAAATCGAACGGATTGTACGCTATCTGCTGGAGGAAAGAGGACTGCACACTACAGTGAAATTAAACCCCACCTTGCTGGGCAAAGACATGGTGATGCAGATCCTCCATGAACATCTTGGTTTCCGTGAGATTCAAATTCCAGATGCTGTGTTCGAACATGATCTGCAATACGAGCGCGCCGTGGAATTGATTCGGACGCTACAACAAGTGGCGGCTGAGCATAGTCTGACCTTTGGGGTCAAGTTGAGCAATACACTGGCGATGGCTAACCACAAGGGGCTTCTCCCTGGAGACGAGATGTACATGTCAGGACGGGCCCTCTACCCCATCACTATGAACCTATTCCACAAATTAGCGCAAGAATTCAAAGGCGACTTGCGCGTCTCATATTCGGCAGGGGCAGATGCATTTAACGTGGTCACGATCCTGGCAGCTGGTGCTTATCCGGTCACGACCGTTACTGACCTGCTCAAACCGGGCGGCTATTCTCGACTTCTCCAGTCTCTTGAGAATCTGGAACAGGCGATGCATGACCAAGGCGTCGCCAGCTTGGAGGAACTCGCCCGAGACAAACTGGCCAACCTGGAGAAAGCAGCCAACGATGCATTGCAGGATCTCCGCTATAAAAAGAGTTATCACCCGTACGGGCTGCCGAAGGTTGAGTCGGGCTTGGGGTTGTTTGACTGTATTGCAGCACCTTGTAAGGAGCAATGCGCAGTGCATCAGGATGTGCCGGAGTACATCTGGTGGATTGCCCAGGGAGAGTACGATCGTGCGCTTGAGGTTGTGCTCAAACGCAATCCACTGCCAGGCGTAACTGGGTATATCTGCACGCACCTGTGCCAAATCCGCTGTACCCGCAACAATTACGAACAGCCTGTGGCAATTCGGGCGCTCAAGCGAGTTGCCGCTGAGAGAGGCAATGCTGCGATGCTAGTGAAGGAACAAAATGAGCATAAGGCTAGTTCTACTCGTAGCCGAAGGGTTGCAATTATTGGCAGTGGCCCTTCTGGGCTGGCTGCAGCGTATTTCCTAGCTTTGAACGGCGTCCAGGTAACCATCTATGAAGCCAAAGATAGACCCGGGGGCATGCTGACGATCGCCCCTTCTTTCCGACTGCCCCCATCTATTGTGCAGAAGGACATCGAGCGCATCACCCGGATGGGAGTCAACATCGAGCTTTCTCACCCCATCACCTCGCCGCCGGAAGAGCTGCTCAAGCAGGGTTTTGATGCTGTATACATCGCCTGTGGCTTCCAAAAGGATGTCCCATTAACAATCGAAGGAATAGAGGCTACCGGCATCTTTGCTGCCCTCGATTTGTTGGAACGAGTAGCGTGGGGGGAGAAGCCGAACCTGGGCTCTAAAGTGCTCATCATCGGTGGTGGAAACACCGCGATGGATGCTGCTCGGACTGCGCGAAGGATTACAGGCAAACCGGTAACAGTGGTCTATCGGCGAACAGAACGCGAGATGCCGGCTACCGAGGAAGAAAAAGAAGCGTTTTTTGCCGAGGGCAACACATTGATAGAACTTGCCTCCCCCACCAGGGTCATCGTGAAGAACGGACGAGTGGCTGGATTAGAGTGTGTGCGCAACAGATTAGGCGATCCCGAGGCAGATGGACGGAGGAAGCCAATCCCAATCGCAGGGAGCGAGTTCGAGATCGAAACCGATGCCATCATTGTGGCCATTGGCCAAAGACCGGACATTGCTTTCCTCGATGGCAGCGCGGTTTCTCTGCGTCCAGATGGAGCTATTGCAGTTGATCCCCAGACAGGACAGACACAGGCGGGCTGTGTATATGCCGGCGGTGATGCCGTGCGAGGGCCGGCTACGGTTATAGAGGCGTGCGCCGACGGGCAGCGTGCTGCCGAAGCCATTTGCACCGAGCTGGGCATCCACTTTGAGTGGTTGCCGATCAGAGTGGCGGAGCTCTCGGAGACAGAGATTGTGCAGATCAAACGCGCTCGTGCCAGAAAAGCAATGCCGCATAGACCTGAGGCACCCTACGTTGCCCGCTGTAATGATTTTGAATTAGTTGAGCAAACGCTGAGCGAGGATGCGGCGCGTAACGAAGCCGCTCGTTGCCTGCAATGCTCCACCCTTTGTGACAAATGTGTAGAGGTCTGCCCCAACCGTGCCAATTACACCTACTTCATCATCTCGCCGATGAAGGCAGCAATGCCTGTACTCTCCTGCCACAATGGCAAGCTGGTTGTATCAGGGGAGCGCCTGTTTCAACTCGAGCAAGTTCGGCAGATTATTCATGTGGACGATTTTTGCAATGAGTGCGGTAACTGCGCTACCTTCTGTGTGCACCAAGGAAAACCCTATCGCGAAAAGCCAAGGCTGTTCTTCAATGCAGGTGATTTCGCGTTGGAGAAGGATAATGCTTTCTACATCGAGAGAATGCACAAGGGGTGGGTTATCAGAAGGCGAGAAAATGGGAAGGAAGCACATCTCTTTACAACTGACGGAGCAAATGAGGTGGCTTTTGAGAATGATCGGTTGAAAATGACTTTTTCGTCTTCTGACTTCCGACTCAAGACAATGGCATTGAAACAAGAATTTCAAGGGGCTTTCTCTCCGATTGAAGCGGCAGAAATGTATGTGATTCTTCATGGCGTTACTACCTCTCTGCCCTTCTTACCTTTTCCTCATGGATAG
- the rlmN gene encoding 23S rRNA (adenine(2503)-C(2))-methyltransferase RlmN: MTASILLTDWSYEQLASWVTEQGEPSFRAQQLFAWIYRELVFDFTAMTNLPLPLRHKWNDLAIIQPLLPLETLTSADGLTTKVLLQLQDGETIESVLMHYEGRHTVCLSTQVGCALGCPFCATGQSGFKRNLSSGEIVGQVLYFAQQLRERGATVTNVVFMGMGEPLANYEATLHAIRVLNDHRGFNLGARRFTISTVGLVPGIRRLAQEELSVGLAISLHAANDKLRDHLVPINKRYPLAELLAACQEYVQRTGRRVSFEYALIQGVNDDPKQARELGQLLRGLLCHVNLIPLNPTGECDYQPSTRQRIFAFRRELNRMGIANTVRLGRGIDIQAGCGQLRSRQRKTD, encoded by the coding sequence ATGACAGCGAGCATTTTGCTCACTGATTGGTCTTATGAACAACTAGCGTCCTGGGTCACCGAACAGGGTGAGCCTTCGTTCCGCGCTCAGCAGCTTTTCGCATGGATCTACCGTGAGTTGGTGTTCGATTTTACCGCCATGACCAATCTGCCGTTGCCTCTACGTCACAAGTGGAATGACCTGGCTATCATCCAGCCACTGCTGCCTCTAGAAACCCTAACCTCTGCTGATGGTCTGACGACAAAAGTATTGTTGCAGTTGCAGGACGGTGAGACGATAGAGAGCGTGCTCATGCATTATGAGGGGCGTCATACGGTGTGCCTTTCAACCCAAGTGGGTTGTGCATTGGGGTGCCCGTTTTGTGCCACGGGCCAAAGCGGATTCAAGCGCAACCTGAGCAGCGGCGAAATCGTGGGACAGGTGCTCTATTTTGCTCAGCAACTGCGAGAGCGGGGAGCCACCGTTACCAATGTAGTGTTCATGGGCATGGGCGAGCCTCTGGCCAACTACGAAGCGACCTTGCATGCTATAAGGGTTTTGAATGACCATCGAGGCTTCAACCTGGGAGCACGGCGATTTACTATCTCCACAGTTGGGTTGGTGCCAGGCATTCGTCGCTTGGCTCAGGAAGAGCTTTCTGTGGGGCTAGCGATCTCGCTACATGCAGCTAACGACAAGCTGCGAGACCATCTGGTGCCTATCAACAAACGTTATCCGTTAGCAGAGTTGCTCGCAGCCTGTCAAGAATACGTGCAGCGAACCGGACGGCGGGTAAGTTTTGAGTATGCACTGATTCAGGGCGTTAACGACGACCCAAAGCAAGCGAGGGAACTGGGCCAACTGCTGCGCGGCTTGCTCTGCCATGTGAATCTCATCCCGCTTAATCCTACTGGAGAATGCGATTATCAGCCCTCCACACGACAGCGAATCTTTGCCTTCCGACGCGAGCTGAATCGCATGGGGATCGCGAACACCGTGCGATTGGGGCGTGGTATTGATATACAGGCGGGATGTGGCCAACTGCGATCGCGTCAGCGAAAAACGGATTAG
- the yqeC gene encoding putative selenium-dependent hydroxylase accessory protein YqeC, translated as MQLWEALQVHKGDVISFVGAGGKTTAMCRLGRELVSLGWHVIVTTTTMIRPPSLGPMEDLVVSSDPAEALCLVKESLHHNSLITLAAQRLETENKLKGIDLGLVETLINLADAIIIEADGAKGRSLKAPAAYEPVVPIETTLFVPVVGVDVVGSTLGEEAVHRPQLVAELTGLTPGEVINASVLAKLLVHEQGALKGAPAHARVMPFINKVQDDRALAIARQIARQIKAASPLDRVLIGAAATDNPVMECWRRVSAVVLAAGASKRFGMPKQLLPIAGKTMIEHVLDAVMATSVDEVIVVLGCSAEQITPCIPSACRTVWNEKWEAGMSSSICAGLEAIDRRSEAALFVLADQPLVTSSALERILLAYYRTTKPIVASSCEGRRSPPALFDRCLFPELKALHGDIGGRQVIARFEDKVVPVEVESPEICCDIDTDADYRRLLERIQAEQQASEGMNKAR; from the coding sequence ATGCAACTCTGGGAAGCATTGCAAGTTCACAAGGGCGACGTGATCTCCTTCGTGGGAGCAGGAGGGAAGACCACGGCCATGTGCCGCTTAGGCCGTGAGTTGGTCAGCCTTGGCTGGCACGTGATCGTGACCACCACGACCATGATACGCCCACCATCCCTTGGACCAATGGAAGATTTGGTTGTATCTAGCGACCCAGCAGAAGCTTTGTGTCTAGTCAAGGAGTCTCTACACCATAACAGCCTGATCACATTGGCTGCCCAGCGTCTTGAGACAGAGAACAAACTGAAGGGCATTGATCTAGGTTTAGTTGAGACTCTGATAAATCTAGCAGATGCAATCATCATTGAGGCTGACGGAGCCAAGGGGCGGTCGCTCAAAGCTCCCGCAGCCTATGAGCCAGTAGTGCCCATCGAGACCACTCTGTTCGTGCCCGTCGTGGGGGTAGATGTGGTTGGCAGTACACTTGGCGAAGAAGCGGTTCACCGTCCTCAACTGGTTGCCGAGCTGACTGGCTTGACACCTGGGGAAGTGATCAACGCTTCGGTTCTGGCAAAACTCCTTGTCCATGAACAGGGGGCACTCAAAGGGGCTCCTGCTCATGCTCGTGTGATGCCTTTCATCAATAAGGTGCAGGATGATAGGGCACTTGCTATTGCCCGCCAAATAGCGCGCCAGATTAAGGCTGCTTCCCCCCTGGATAGGGTGCTTATCGGTGCAGCGGCAACTGATAACCCCGTCATGGAATGCTGGCGTCGGGTCTCGGCTGTCGTCCTGGCGGCTGGAGCTTCAAAACGCTTCGGAATGCCCAAGCAACTTTTGCCCATTGCGGGAAAAACCATGATTGAGCATGTGCTGGATGCGGTGATGGCTACCAGCGTAGACGAGGTCATAGTCGTCCTTGGATGCTCCGCAGAGCAAATCACGCCGTGCATTCCATCGGCTTGCCGCACAGTGTGGAATGAGAAGTGGGAAGCAGGTATGAGTTCCTCTATATGTGCCGGACTTGAGGCGATTGATCGCCGATCAGAAGCTGCCCTGTTTGTCCTGGCTGACCAGCCACTAGTGACAAGTTCAGCACTTGAGCGCATCTTACTAGCGTACTATCGCACGACTAAGCCAATCGTCGCCTCCTCCTGTGAGGGTCGGCGCAGCCCGCCTGCTCTGTTCGACCGCTGCCTTTTTCCCGAGCTGAAAGCTCTACATGGGGACATAGGCGGGCGGCAGGTAATCGCACGCTTTGAAGATAAGGTGGTGCCTGTCGAAGTGGAGTCTCCGGAAATTTGCTGCGACATTGACACAGATGCCGATTATCGAAGGCTCTTGGAGCGAATACAAGCAGAACAACAAGCCTCTGAAGGGATGAACAAAGCAAGATGA
- a CDS encoding Asp23/Gls24 family envelope stress response protein has protein sequence MAEERKLGRIEVSPAAIAGLAAAAVLECYGVVGMACPTLRSGLAEILHRDNYRRGVQVKVVEQRIIIDLYVVLEYGVRISEVAHNIMENVKFRVEKALGVPIGAVNVHIQGLRVSTNSSE, from the coding sequence ATGGCTGAAGAGCGCAAATTAGGCCGAATTGAAGTTTCACCTGCAGCTATTGCAGGGCTAGCAGCTGCAGCAGTGCTGGAGTGCTATGGCGTAGTAGGCATGGCATGCCCTACACTCCGCAGCGGTCTGGCGGAGATATTGCACCGCGATAATTACCGCCGAGGTGTACAAGTTAAGGTGGTAGAACAGCGGATCATCATTGACCTATACGTGGTTTTGGAATACGGGGTCCGCATTAGCGAAGTAGCGCATAACATTATGGAAAATGTCAAATTCCGCGTAGAGAAAGCTCTAGGTGTTCCTATTGGGGCAGTCAACGTTCACATACAGGGTCTGAGAGTCAGCACGAACAGCAGTGAGTAG
- a CDS encoding HAD family hydrolase, translating to MTIPKLTQLRSLIIDMDGVLYRGNAPIQGAGEFLHFLRQIGVHCLLLTNNSTLTASQYVAKLARMGIQTVEEEILTSGEATAMYLARVAPPGTKVYLIGEHGVRAELKKKGFVLSKDSDVAYVVVGLDYHFNYEKMTTAARAIRAGALFIGTNPDKTFPSEGELTPGAGALLAAIETATDTAPLIIGKPQPIIFEIAFQKLQAEPKTTAMLGDRLDTDILGGRRMGLVTILVLSGVTDRQQLAHSSLMPDLVYEDVAALHRAWREGLRDDSEHFAH from the coding sequence ATGACTATTCCCAAGTTGACCCAACTGCGCAGTTTGATCATTGATATGGATGGAGTTCTTTACCGCGGGAATGCGCCTATCCAAGGGGCAGGCGAATTTCTCCATTTTCTGCGTCAGATAGGCGTGCATTGCCTCCTGCTCACAAACAATTCGACACTCACAGCGTCGCAATACGTTGCCAAATTAGCGCGCATGGGCATACAAACAGTGGAGGAAGAAATTTTGACTTCAGGTGAGGCCACTGCCATGTATTTGGCCAGAGTCGCTCCACCTGGCACCAAGGTCTATCTCATTGGTGAGCATGGTGTGCGAGCCGAATTAAAGAAGAAGGGATTTGTGCTCAGCAAAGATAGCGACGTCGCGTATGTGGTGGTGGGGCTCGATTACCATTTCAATTATGAGAAGATGACAACTGCGGCTCGCGCCATCCGAGCAGGTGCTCTGTTCATTGGTACCAATCCGGACAAGACTTTCCCTTCTGAAGGCGAGTTGACTCCAGGTGCGGGAGCACTATTGGCGGCGATTGAAACCGCTACGGACACTGCCCCACTGATTATCGGCAAACCACAGCCAATCATCTTTGAGATCGCCTTTCAGAAACTACAGGCTGAACCGAAGACAACGGCTATGCTTGGCGATCGTCTCGATACAGATATTCTGGGCGGGCGGCGAATGGGACTAGTCACTATCCTCGTACTGAGCGGGGTGACGGACCGTCAGCAGTTGGCTCATTCATCGCTTATGCCCGATCTAGTCTATGAAGACGTTGCTGCACTGCATCGAGCCTGGCGTGAAGGATTGCGGGATGACAGCGAGCATTTTGCTCACTGA
- a CDS encoding 50S ribosomal protein L28, giving the protein MSVKCDICGKGPQYGHNVSHSKRATNRRWLPNIQKVTVRDGNTIRRLNVCTRCLRTLHKA; this is encoded by the coding sequence ATGTCAGTAAAATGCGATATCTGTGGAAAGGGACCACAGTACGGTCATAACGTAAGCCATTCCAAAAGAGCTACGAATCGTCGCTGGTTGCCCAATATCCAAAAAGTAACCGTTCGAGATGGCAATACAATCAGGCGTCTGAACGTGTGCACGCGCTGCCTTCGTACATTGCATAAGGCTTAG